From the genome of Pseudomonas sp. TMP9, one region includes:
- a CDS encoding MoxR family ATPase, which produces MSEHTPEQPDNALEPTALGAEHVAPEAPVIVPAPAPEAPAAPAAAVANPNVQRQRASKMAQTLRAELQKALIGQPAVVDDVLSALIAGGHVLIEGVPGLGKTLLVRALARCFGGDFSRIQFTPDLMPSDVTGHAVYDLQSEQFKLRKGPVFTNLLLADEINRAPAKTQAALLEVMQERQVTLEGRALNVPLPFMVLATQNPIEQEGTYPLPEAELDRFMLKLRMDYPEQNEELNMVRQVARSSKADMLEVTPLRTLLQARDVLALQKIASDLPIDEQVLDYAVRLARATRTWPGLAIGAGPRASIALVRCGRARALLRGGEFVVPDDIKGCALAVLRHRVRLSPELDIEGLSVDQVLQQLLSQVPAPRL; this is translated from the coding sequence ATGAGCGAACACACACCCGAACAGCCAGATAACGCACTCGAGCCGACTGCCTTAGGCGCCGAGCACGTTGCCCCTGAAGCGCCGGTTATTGTGCCTGCGCCTGCGCCCGAAGCGCCCGCCGCTCCAGCCGCCGCCGTGGCCAACCCGAATGTTCAGCGCCAACGCGCCAGCAAGATGGCTCAGACACTGCGCGCTGAATTGCAGAAAGCCCTGATCGGCCAACCCGCCGTGGTCGATGACGTGCTCAGCGCATTGATCGCCGGCGGCCATGTACTCATCGAAGGGGTTCCAGGCTTAGGTAAAACCTTGTTGGTGCGTGCCTTGGCGCGCTGCTTTGGCGGCGATTTTTCACGCATCCAATTCACCCCGGACTTAATGCCCAGCGACGTTACCGGCCATGCGGTGTACGACTTGCAGAGCGAGCAATTCAAACTGCGCAAGGGCCCCGTGTTCACCAACCTGCTCCTGGCGGATGAAATCAATCGTGCCCCGGCTAAAACCCAGGCAGCGCTGCTGGAAGTGATGCAAGAGCGGCAAGTGACCCTAGAAGGTCGCGCGCTCAATGTGCCACTGCCGTTTATGGTACTGGCCACGCAGAACCCGATCGAGCAGGAAGGCACTTACCCGCTGCCCGAGGCTGAGCTTGACCGCTTTATGCTCAAGCTGCGCATGGACTACCCCGAGCAGAATGAAGAGCTGAATATGGTTCGCCAGGTAGCGCGCTCCAGTAAAGCTGACATGCTCGAAGTCACCCCGCTGCGCACGTTGCTGCAAGCACGCGATGTATTGGCATTGCAGAAAATTGCCAGTGACCTGCCGATCGACGAGCAAGTGCTTGATTACGCTGTGCGCCTGGCCCGCGCCACCCGAACCTGGCCTGGTCTGGCTATCGGTGCCGGGCCACGCGCCTCGATTGCCTTAGTGCGTTGTGGCCGTGCTCGCGCCCTGCTGCGCGGCGGCGAATTCGTGGTCCCGGACGACATTAAAGGCTGCGCCTTGGCCGTGCTACGTCACCGCGTGCGCCTGTCACCGGAACTGGATATCGAAGGGCTGTCGGTTGATCAAGTGCTGCAACAGCTGCTCAGCCAGGTTCCGGCACCGCGCTTATGA